From one Sorangium aterium genomic stretch:
- a CDS encoding hybrid sensor histidine kinase/response regulator, whose amino-acid sequence MSPLHSAPSPAPCGASPEDGHGDTGQTAGDLQLKAALLDRIGEAALAWELGGASAIVYFGAGAEQLYGFPARDAVGRSSHELLRTAPPAPLAQIEAALLRDGLWEGELLRTTRDGREILVESRLRLVEGVERRRLVLETGRESTARRRAEEALRDSEACFRNMADHAPVMSWMTGIDGGCTYASRGWLDFSGQTEAAALGTGWLEAVHPEDRSVADEAFQRAHERRDAYRMDFRVRRRDGVYRWCIDSAAPRLGPGGEFLGYVGSIIDITERKEAELQLQEREEGLRRAIMETPFPIMIHAEDGQVVCVNRAWTDLSGYTHEQIPTVTAWYDRAYGATGAAVRARVASLFDLKAASDENELTIITASGARRTWVFSAAPLGKDAAGRRLLVSIAHDITERKRAGDAWEATLREADQNKDAFLAMLAHELRNPLGPIRNAVEILRSTGMERPSLRRACGVIERQVAHMARLVDDLLDVSRVARGRIQLRKERCDLSRLVRQTAEDYRSTLEASGLQLQLELQAGPLWVSGDPTRLSQAVSNVLHNANKFTDAGGRVTVALSATSDGSAAIRVRDTGIGVEPATLARMFEPFSQAERSLDRNRGGLGLGLALVKGLVELHGGAASAESAGVGHGTEIALRLPLARGPEAPPERAAPPPRPDSRPAGAVRSLRVLIIEDNEDAAEMLQVLLTMNGHQVEVALSGVAGVEAARSFRPEVILCDIGLPGGMDGCGVARALKALEESADVAPSLMIALTGYGQERDQRRVREAGFDMHFIKPIDPGSLQSLLASVATRA is encoded by the coding sequence TCGCCGGCCCCATGCGGGGCCTCGCCGGAGGACGGCCACGGCGACACGGGGCAGACCGCGGGCGACCTGCAGCTGAAGGCGGCCCTCCTGGATCGGATCGGGGAGGCGGCCCTCGCGTGGGAGCTCGGCGGAGCGAGCGCCATCGTGTACTTCGGCGCGGGGGCCGAGCAGCTCTACGGCTTCCCGGCGCGCGATGCCGTCGGGCGGTCGAGCCACGAGCTCCTCCGCACTGCCCCGCCGGCGCCGCTCGCGCAGATCGAGGCGGCGCTCCTGCGCGACGGCCTCTGGGAGGGCGAGCTCCTGCGCACGACCCGCGACGGCCGGGAGATCCTCGTCGAGAGCCGCCTGCGGCTCGTCGAAGGGGTGGAGCGCCGGCGGCTCGTCCTGGAGACCGGGCGCGAGAGCACCGCCAGGCGGCGCGCCGAGGAGGCCCTGCGCGACAGCGAGGCGTGCTTCCGCAACATGGCCGATCACGCGCCCGTCATGAGCTGGATGACGGGCATCGACGGCGGCTGCACGTACGCGAGCCGGGGCTGGCTGGACTTCTCGGGCCAGACCGAGGCGGCCGCCCTGGGCACCGGCTGGCTCGAGGCGGTGCACCCCGAGGACCGGTCGGTGGCCGATGAGGCGTTCCAGCGAGCCCACGAGCGGCGCGACGCCTACAGGATGGATTTCCGCGTGCGCCGCCGCGACGGCGTGTACCGCTGGTGCATCGACTCGGCCGCTCCGCGGCTCGGCCCGGGCGGCGAGTTCCTCGGCTACGTCGGCTCGATCATCGACATCACCGAGCGCAAGGAGGCGGAGCTCCAGCTGCAGGAGCGGGAGGAGGGGCTGCGCCGCGCCATCATGGAGACCCCGTTCCCCATCATGATCCACGCCGAGGACGGGCAGGTCGTCTGCGTCAACCGCGCGTGGACGGACCTCAGCGGGTACACCCACGAGCAGATCCCCACCGTGACGGCGTGGTACGACAGGGCGTACGGGGCGACGGGGGCCGCCGTCCGCGCCAGGGTGGCGTCCCTGTTCGATCTGAAGGCGGCCTCGGACGAGAACGAGCTCACCATCATCACGGCGAGCGGCGCCAGGCGCACGTGGGTCTTCAGCGCGGCGCCGCTGGGGAAGGACGCGGCGGGCCGACGGCTCCTGGTCTCCATCGCCCACGACATCACCGAGCGGAAGCGGGCCGGCGACGCCTGGGAGGCGACGCTGAGGGAAGCGGACCAGAACAAAGATGCGTTCCTGGCGATGCTGGCGCACGAGCTGCGCAATCCGCTCGGGCCCATCCGCAATGCGGTGGAGATCCTGCGGAGCACCGGGATGGAGCGGCCATCGCTCCGGCGGGCGTGCGGCGTGATCGAGCGGCAGGTGGCGCACATGGCCCGGCTGGTGGACGACCTGCTCGACGTGTCGCGCGTGGCGCGCGGGAGGATCCAGCTGAGGAAGGAGCGCTGCGACCTGTCCCGGCTGGTCCGGCAGACCGCCGAGGACTACCGCAGCACGCTGGAGGCGAGCGGCCTGCAGCTCCAGCTGGAGCTCCAGGCCGGGCCGCTCTGGGTCTCCGGCGATCCCACGCGCCTGTCGCAGGCGGTCAGCAACGTGCTGCACAACGCCAACAAGTTCACCGACGCCGGCGGTCGGGTGACGGTCGCGCTCTCGGCGACGTCGGACGGCTCCGCCGCGATCCGCGTCCGCGATACCGGCATCGGCGTGGAGCCGGCGACGCTGGCGCGCATGTTCGAGCCGTTCAGCCAGGCCGAGCGCAGCCTGGACCGCAACCGGGGCGGGCTCGGGCTGGGGCTGGCGCTCGTGAAGGGTCTTGTCGAACTCCACGGCGGCGCGGCGTCGGCCGAGAGCGCGGGCGTCGGCCACGGGACGGAGATCGCCCTCCGCCTGCCGCTCGCGCGCGGGCCCGAGGCGCCCCCGGAGCGCGCCGCGCCGCCGCCGCGCCCCGACTCGAGGCCGGCCGGCGCCGTGAGGTCGCTGCGCGTCCTGATCATCGAGGACAACGAGGACGCCGCCGAGATGCTGCAGGTGCTCCTCACGATGAACGGCCATCAGGTCGAGGTGGCCCTGTCCGGGGTCGCGGGGGTGGAAGCGGCCCGCTCGTTCCGGCCGGAGGTCATCCTGTGCGACATCGGCCTCCCCGGCGGGATGGATGGCTGCGGCGTGGCGCGGGCGTTGAAAGCCTTGGAGGAGAGCGCGGACGTCGCCCCGTCGCTGATGATCGCGCTGACGGGTTATGGCCAGGAGCGGGACCAGCGCCGGGTCCGCGAGGCCGGCTTCGATATGCACTTCATCAAGCCGATCGATCCGGGCTCGCTGCAGAGCCTCCTGGCCTCCGTGGCGACGCGGGCGTGA
- a CDS encoding cation-translocating P-type ATPase, translating into MERRGTGWIDLRGRRGGRGGGARRRARADRTPARDLHGRAGIARVRAEVAGLFGDAARAARIERDLAAIPGVVSARASARTGRVLVRVGQDAADEAALVLGAHAVPGAPPPPSARRAARALAEGVGALVHAARGWARPRESAAGEGDRRAWQARAWGSEGAPAGQGEGAPTGQGEGAPAGQGESAPAGQGESAPAGQGESALAGQGGGERARRVDVALRAHAEDAGEVARALGVDPREGLPAAEARRRLRAVGPNELAGVATRSSIEILAGQIFTVPTAMLLGAAGLSLALGDLIDAGAVLLVVGANAAIGTYTESRAEELLHAWGELRVGWARVVRDGREQRLAAAELVPGDVLALRAGEPVAADARVVDAHGLAADESTLTGESEPAEKRAARVGGVAPLAERRSMVYAGTTIASGEGAAVVVATGRWTALGDIQRALSRESDRTPPLEQELAWIGQRLATFALASSSAVMVVGLARRRPLHALLRSAVALGVAAIPEGFPTVGTTALALASRRLRGSGIVIRRLAAAETLGAVSVVCADKTGTLTENRMQVAEIFLPGEGALRVERGARRGDGEGPGRRIALIGEDGREVDAAAPRVHALARIAALNADVELSEAGKVVQGSGTERALVEFALAAGYPVSARRLAARRVSEARRSAERAFMVTVHDHPELGHIELVKGAPEQVVARCDAPPRGEAAGDERGEALRHNDAMASRGLRVLALAWRQNGRPDNDAPLEFAGLVGLRDPPRPGVREALEALSGAGIRTLMLTGDQERTARAIGAELGIPQDAVHSRVTPEAKLEIVRALQQGGAIVAMTGDGVNDGPALKAADVGVAMGKRGTDIARAVADVVLAEDDLPSLTAAVCEGRRLHDNVRRAIAYFVATNASEVLAMLVGALCGASPLTPLQLLWINLLTDVAPALALALEPAEPGVMRRPPRDPAARLLGAADLRALGVDAAAMSGASLSAYALGGRATAGTRAFTALVTAQLLHMLACRAGAGDLAPGAALRRDSPHVARALAATSALQALALGSRSLGRLLGAQRLRAGELALAVAVGALPALLRGPLGRSASAGREIVFVNGRRAESASASASNASAEAEAKAAEAKAGEATDEGTGEGAGAAERPKQGVRATRVAGLRKGDMAS; encoded by the coding sequence ATGGAGCGTCGGGGTACGGGCTGGATCGATCTTCGTGGCAGGCGCGGGGGCCGCGGCGGCGGCGCGCGCCGGCGCGCCCGTGCAGATCGCACGCCTGCGCGCGATCTGCACGGGCGCGCAGGGATCGCGCGGGTGCGCGCGGAGGTGGCCGGCCTCTTCGGAGACGCTGCGCGCGCCGCGCGCATCGAGCGCGACCTCGCGGCGATCCCTGGCGTCGTGTCCGCGCGGGCGAGCGCGCGCACCGGGCGGGTGCTCGTGCGCGTGGGGCAGGACGCGGCGGACGAGGCTGCGCTCGTGCTCGGCGCCCACGCCGTGCCCGGCGCCCCGCCGCCGCCGTCCGCGCGCCGCGCCGCGCGGGCCCTGGCCGAAGGCGTGGGCGCGCTCGTGCACGCGGCGCGTGGCTGGGCGCGCCCCCGCGAGAGCGCGGCGGGCGAGGGCGACCGCCGCGCGTGGCAGGCGCGGGCCTGGGGGAGCGAGGGCGCGCCGGCCGGGCAGGGTGAGGGCGCGCCGACCGGGCAGGGTGAGGGCGCGCCGGCCGGGCAGGGGGAGAGCGCGCCGGCCGGGCAGGGGGAGAGCGCGCCGGCCGGGCAGGGGGAGAGCGCGCTGGCCGGGCAGGGCGGAGGCGAGCGCGCCCGCCGCGTCGACGTGGCGCTCCGCGCCCACGCGGAGGACGCGGGCGAGGTCGCCCGCGCGCTCGGCGTCGATCCGCGCGAGGGGCTCCCCGCCGCCGAGGCGCGCCGCCGCCTCCGCGCGGTCGGCCCGAACGAGCTCGCCGGCGTCGCGACCCGCTCGTCGATCGAGATCCTCGCCGGGCAGATCTTCACGGTGCCCACGGCGATGCTCCTCGGCGCGGCGGGCCTGTCGCTCGCGCTCGGCGACCTGATCGACGCCGGCGCCGTCCTCCTCGTCGTCGGCGCGAACGCCGCGATCGGCACGTACACCGAGTCGCGCGCCGAGGAGCTCCTGCACGCGTGGGGCGAGCTCCGCGTCGGGTGGGCGCGCGTCGTGCGCGACGGGCGCGAGCAGCGGCTCGCCGCCGCGGAGCTCGTGCCGGGCGACGTGCTCGCGCTGCGCGCAGGCGAGCCGGTCGCGGCGGACGCGCGCGTCGTCGACGCGCACGGCCTCGCCGCCGACGAGAGCACGCTGACCGGCGAGAGCGAGCCCGCCGAGAAGCGCGCCGCGAGGGTCGGCGGCGTCGCGCCGCTCGCCGAGCGCCGCAGCATGGTGTACGCGGGCACCACGATCGCCTCGGGCGAGGGGGCGGCGGTGGTCGTCGCGACGGGCCGGTGGACCGCGCTCGGCGACATCCAGCGCGCGCTCTCCCGCGAGTCCGATCGCACCCCGCCGCTCGAGCAGGAGCTCGCCTGGATCGGCCAGCGCCTCGCGACGTTCGCGCTCGCGAGCTCGTCGGCGGTGATGGTCGTCGGCCTCGCGCGCCGGAGGCCGCTCCACGCGCTCTTGCGGAGCGCCGTCGCGCTCGGCGTCGCCGCCATCCCCGAGGGGTTCCCCACCGTGGGCACCACGGCGCTCGCGCTCGCGAGCCGCCGCCTGCGCGGCTCCGGCATCGTGATCCGCCGCCTCGCCGCGGCCGAGACGCTCGGCGCGGTGAGCGTCGTCTGCGCCGACAAGACCGGCACGCTCACCGAGAACCGGATGCAGGTGGCCGAGATCTTCCTCCCCGGCGAGGGCGCGCTGCGGGTGGAGCGCGGCGCCCGCCGGGGCGACGGCGAGGGGCCTGGGCGCCGGATCGCGCTGATCGGCGAGGACGGGCGCGAGGTCGACGCCGCCGCCCCGCGCGTGCACGCGCTCGCGCGCATCGCCGCGCTGAACGCCGACGTCGAGCTGAGCGAGGCGGGCAAGGTCGTCCAGGGCAGCGGCACCGAGCGCGCCCTCGTGGAGTTCGCGCTCGCCGCCGGCTACCCCGTGTCGGCGCGGCGCCTCGCGGCCCGGCGCGTGAGCGAGGCGCGACGCTCGGCCGAGCGCGCGTTCATGGTGACGGTCCACGACCACCCGGAGCTCGGGCACATCGAGCTCGTGAAGGGCGCGCCCGAGCAGGTCGTCGCGCGCTGCGACGCGCCGCCGCGGGGCGAGGCGGCCGGCGACGAGCGCGGCGAGGCGCTCCGGCACAACGACGCGATGGCCTCGCGGGGGCTGCGCGTGCTCGCGCTCGCGTGGCGGCAGAACGGCCGGCCGGACAACGACGCTCCGCTCGAGTTCGCCGGCCTCGTCGGCCTCCGCGACCCGCCTCGCCCCGGCGTGCGAGAGGCGCTCGAGGCCCTCTCTGGCGCCGGCATCCGCACCCTGATGCTCACGGGCGACCAGGAGCGGACCGCGCGCGCGATCGGCGCCGAGCTCGGCATCCCGCAGGACGCCGTGCACAGCCGGGTCACCCCGGAGGCCAAGCTCGAGATCGTGCGGGCGCTCCAGCAGGGCGGCGCGATCGTGGCGATGACGGGCGACGGCGTGAACGACGGACCCGCGCTCAAGGCGGCCGACGTCGGCGTGGCCATGGGCAAGCGCGGCACGGACATCGCGCGGGCCGTGGCCGACGTGGTCCTCGCCGAGGACGATCTGCCGAGCCTCACCGCGGCGGTCTGCGAGGGGCGGCGGCTCCACGACAACGTCCGCCGGGCGATCGCCTACTTCGTCGCGACGAACGCGAGCGAGGTCCTCGCGATGCTTGTCGGCGCCCTCTGCGGCGCCTCGCCGCTGACGCCGCTGCAGCTGCTCTGGATCAACCTGCTCACCGACGTGGCGCCGGCGCTCGCGCTCGCGCTCGAGCCCGCCGAGCCCGGCGTCATGCGGCGCCCCCCGCGCGACCCTGCGGCGCGGCTGCTCGGCGCGGCCGATCTCCGCGCGCTGGGCGTGGACGCGGCCGCGATGTCCGGCGCGTCGCTGTCGGCGTATGCGCTCGGCGGCCGGGCCACCGCTGGGACGAGGGCGTTCACGGCGCTGGTGACCGCGCAGCTGCTCCACATGCTGGCCTGCCGCGCCGGCGCCGGGGATCTCGCGCCCGGGGCCGCGCTCCGCCGGGACAGCCCGCACGTGGCCCGCGCGCTCGCCGCCACGTCCGCGCTCCAGGCGCTCGCGCTCGGCTCCCGGTCCCTCGGCCGCCTGCTCGGGGCGCAGCGCCTCCGCGCCGGGGAGCTCGCGCTCGCCGTGGCCGTCGGCGCGCTGCCCGCGCTGCTCCGCGGTCCTCTGGGGCGCTCCGCGAGCGCTGGCCGCGAGATCGTGTTCGTCAACGGCAGGCGCGCGGAATCGGCATCGGCATCGGCATCGAACGCGTCAGCAGAAGCCGAAGCGAAAGCAGCGGAAGCGAAAGCAGGAGAGGCAACGGACGAGGGCACAGGCGAGGGGGCGGGGGCGGCCGAGAGACCCAAGCAAGGCGTGCGCGCCACGCGCGTCGCCGGGCTGCGCAAGGGAGACATGGCATCATGA
- a CDS encoding HMA2 domain-containing protein codes for MTSPPVLVVHALGRRVRLRAPALAGHRRVCERIAEKLAADPACEVVSIRPMTGSVIVERSEGELEPERLRALLAGLVDGARDDDGHPIGAPRPEGHPGPTRVARAVAHAFAGINADVREAMDYRADLGTILPVVFAAAGLAEVGATRRLPVPAWFNLLWWSLRWFMTFNPGAISEELHSGGGAEGQPGVVGEGPDEAVPVCDDL; via the coding sequence ATGACGTCGCCGCCGGTCCTCGTCGTCCACGCCCTGGGGCGGCGCGTCCGCCTGCGCGCGCCGGCGCTGGCCGGCCATCGCCGCGTGTGCGAGCGGATCGCGGAGAAGCTCGCCGCCGATCCTGCGTGCGAGGTCGTCTCGATCCGTCCGATGACGGGCTCGGTGATCGTCGAGCGCTCCGAGGGCGAGCTCGAGCCGGAGCGGCTCCGCGCCCTGCTCGCCGGCCTGGTCGACGGGGCGCGCGACGACGACGGCCACCCGATCGGCGCGCCGCGGCCCGAGGGCCACCCTGGCCCGACGCGCGTCGCCCGCGCGGTCGCGCACGCCTTTGCCGGGATCAACGCCGATGTACGCGAGGCGATGGATTACCGCGCGGATCTGGGCACCATCTTGCCGGTCGTCTTCGCGGCGGCGGGGCTCGCCGAGGTCGGGGCGACGCGCAGGCTGCCTGTGCCGGCCTGGTTCAACCTGCTCTGGTGGTCGCTCCGGTGGTTCATGACGTTCAACCCCGGGGCGATCTCGGAGGAGCTGCACAGCGGCGGCGGGGCGGAGGGCCAGCCGGGCGTCGTGGGCGAGGGGCCCGACGAGGCGGTCCCCGTGTGCGACGATCTCTAG
- a CDS encoding collagen-like protein: MNGMGRRVLAMGVFLAASVGLARGAAAAVPMQISHQGRLFTANGEPVNDVLSVTFAIYAAEDDDEPLWSEAIALSFDEGYFSTVLDFTEEQAEKVFDGSVRYIGIAVGDDREMEPRASIGSVPYAMVANNAVGEITPKLVKIGGRVVIDESGNWVGDSSGIAGPRGPTGPTGPEGPAGPTGPQGPKGPEGPTGPQGSTGPAGATGPEGPAGPAGLPGERGPMGPEGPTGPTGATGPQGPMGPEGPMGPEGPMGPEGPMGPEGPMGPEGPMGLDGPMGPEGPTGPTGATGPQGPTGVVATIAIAGNMAPLFDGGSSAYVFVGPPGSVTITGSQRVTGSASAPLGLRSSSAAFVAPLGLCYQRRSGGELVNFFGGIFTSHYFTPTRTTYSVSATTVLTEGEWNVGMCLRNEGTSPIQGSTSTTGNGFVNGWFIVTND; this comes from the coding sequence ATGAACGGGATGGGACGGCGTGTCCTCGCGATGGGTGTTTTTCTCGCCGCCTCCGTCGGCCTCGCGCGCGGCGCGGCCGCCGCCGTGCCGATGCAGATCTCGCATCAGGGGCGGCTCTTCACGGCCAACGGCGAGCCGGTCAATGACGTCCTCTCGGTGACGTTCGCCATCTACGCCGCCGAGGACGACGACGAGCCGCTCTGGAGCGAGGCGATCGCGCTCTCGTTCGATGAAGGCTATTTCTCCACGGTGCTCGACTTCACCGAGGAGCAGGCCGAAAAGGTCTTTGACGGCTCGGTCCGCTACATCGGAATCGCGGTCGGGGACGATCGGGAGATGGAGCCTCGCGCTTCGATAGGGAGCGTCCCGTATGCGATGGTCGCGAACAACGCCGTTGGTGAGATCACGCCGAAGCTGGTGAAGATCGGCGGCCGGGTCGTCATCGACGAGAGCGGCAACTGGGTGGGCGACTCGAGCGGCATCGCGGGGCCGAGGGGACCGACGGGGCCGACAGGGCCCGAGGGGCCGGCGGGGCCGACAGGGCCCCAGGGGCCGAAAGGGCCCGAGGGGCCGACGGGGCCCCAGGGATCGACGGGACCCGCGGGCGCGACAGGGCCCGAGGGGCCGGCGGGGCCGGCTGGCCTGCCCGGCGAGAGGGGACCGATGGGGCCCGAGGGACCGACGGGGCCCACGGGCGCGACAGGGCCCCAGGGGCCGATGGGGCCCGAGGGACCGATGGGCCCTGAGGGCCCGATGGGGCCTGAGGGACCGATGGGGCCCGAGGGACCGATGGGCCCTGAGGGCCCGATGGGACTCGATGGCCCGATGGGACCCGAGGGGCCGACGGGGCCCACGGGCGCGACAGGGCCCCAGGGGCCGACGGGGGTGGTCGCCACGATCGCGATTGCGGGCAACATGGCTCCCCTTTTTGATGGTGGCAGCTCCGCGTATGTCTTCGTCGGCCCCCCGGGGTCGGTGACCATCACCGGCAGCCAGCGCGTGACCGGATCGGCCTCTGCGCCGCTCGGGTTGCGGTCGTCCAGCGCTGCGTTCGTCGCTCCGCTCGGCCTCTGCTACCAGCGCCGCAGCGGCGGCGAGCTGGTCAACTTCTTCGGAGGCATCTTTACGAGCCACTATTTCACGCCGACCCGCACAACCTACTCGGTCTCTGCCACGACGGTGCTGACAGAGGGCGAATGGAATGTCGGCATGTGCCTCCGCAACGAGGGGACCAGCCCGATCCAGGGATCGACCTCGACGACCGGCAACGGCTTTGTGAACGGCTGGTTCATCGTCACGAACGACTGA
- the carB gene encoding carbamoyl-phosphate synthase (glutamine-hydrolyzing) large subunit, whose amino-acid sequence MYGAYLPKKPRRVLVLGSGALQIGQAGEFDYSGSQAIKALKEEGIATVLVNPNIATIQTSEGLADRIHLCAVTPEFVERIIVKEEVDAIALSFGGQTALNCGLELHDSGILDKYGVRVLGTPIKAIRDTEDRRLFIERLDEIGVKTARSRACRSPAEAMEAAREIGFPVMLRGGYALGGKGSGIVESERDLEDAVRRGFAGGVPQVLVEECLRGWKEIEYEVVRDGRDNCITVCNMENLDPMGIHTGESIVVAPSQTLNDEEYQLLRSVALKTIRHLGIVGECNIQYALDPHSADYRVIEVNARLSRSSALASKATGYPLAYVAAKIAVGYTMPEIANAITRRTTAFFEPALDYLVCKVPRWDLGKFRGASMRIGSEMKSVGEVMAIGRTFPEVIQKALRMLDIGVKGLDPDAFTFQDLRDELKNATPLRIFAVARALQEGMAVDEIHDLTKIDRWFLNQIDPIVRMHRDLKALKVAVPAQADKAAAAQEPALEEATLREAKQLGFSDRMIGTLTGAPRGSIREARKRHGVVPHLAQIDTLAAEFPAETNYLYSSYHASATDVAPSWRKKIMVLGSGAYRIGSSVEFDWCCVNAIRAASELGYETMMLNYNPETVSTDYDTCDKLVFDEISFETVLDIYEREQPYGIVVSMGGQVPNNLALRLHEAGARILGTSPGSIDTAEDRKKFSDLLDRLEIDQPRWAHVVDAGQAGEIVNKLGGFPVLVRPSYVLSGAAMSVAHEPNELDRILARAKAVSPAYPVVVSKFETHAREVEIDAVADRGEIILWAISEHIENAGVHSGDATLVLPPQSLYIATIRRIKQIAQQVARSLSITGPFNMQFLAKHNTVKVIECNLRASRSFPFVSKVTGNNFVREAMRRMLGVSQPVENRGLDLDYVGVKAPMFSFSRLVGADPMLGVEMASTGEVGCFGDDMHEALLHSLLATGFRFPKKGVLLSLGPLEDKYWFADEARVIAEHLKLPIFATPGTAEALRALGLECTSLAKQPDEGETAMSAIEQGKVDLVINIPREYDQLGRPDGYLIRRRAVDANIPLLTDLQLARAVIGAMRAKRIEDLRTLSYDEYLARSPVALR is encoded by the coding sequence ATGTACGGCGCCTATCTCCCCAAGAAACCCCGGCGCGTCCTCGTGCTCGGCTCCGGCGCGCTCCAGATCGGCCAGGCCGGCGAGTTCGACTACTCGGGATCGCAGGCGATCAAGGCCCTCAAGGAAGAGGGGATCGCCACCGTCCTCGTGAACCCCAACATCGCCACCATCCAGACGAGCGAGGGGCTCGCCGACCGCATCCATCTCTGCGCGGTCACCCCGGAGTTCGTCGAGCGGATCATCGTCAAGGAGGAGGTCGACGCGATCGCCCTCTCCTTCGGCGGGCAGACCGCGCTCAACTGCGGGCTCGAGCTCCACGACTCCGGTATCCTCGACAAGTACGGCGTGCGGGTGCTCGGCACGCCGATCAAGGCGATCCGCGACACCGAGGACCGGCGGCTCTTCATCGAGCGCCTCGACGAGATCGGCGTGAAGACGGCCCGCAGCCGCGCTTGCCGCTCGCCGGCCGAGGCCATGGAGGCGGCGCGCGAGATCGGGTTCCCCGTGATGCTCCGCGGCGGCTACGCGCTCGGCGGCAAGGGCAGCGGCATCGTCGAGAGCGAGCGCGACCTCGAGGACGCCGTGCGCCGCGGCTTCGCCGGCGGCGTGCCCCAGGTGCTCGTCGAGGAGTGCCTCCGGGGCTGGAAGGAGATCGAGTACGAGGTCGTCCGGGACGGGCGCGACAACTGCATCACCGTCTGCAACATGGAGAACCTCGACCCGATGGGGATCCATACAGGGGAGTCGATCGTCGTCGCCCCGTCGCAGACGCTGAACGACGAGGAGTACCAGCTCCTCCGCTCGGTCGCGCTGAAGACGATCCGCCACCTCGGCATCGTGGGCGAGTGCAACATCCAGTACGCGCTCGACCCGCACAGCGCCGATTACCGGGTCATCGAGGTGAACGCGCGCCTCTCCCGGTCGAGCGCCCTCGCCAGCAAGGCGACGGGTTACCCGCTCGCCTACGTCGCCGCGAAGATCGCCGTCGGCTACACCATGCCGGAGATCGCCAACGCGATCACCCGCAGGACGACCGCGTTCTTCGAGCCGGCGCTCGACTACCTCGTCTGCAAGGTCCCGCGCTGGGATCTCGGCAAGTTCCGCGGCGCGTCGATGCGGATCGGCAGCGAGATGAAGAGCGTCGGCGAGGTCATGGCCATCGGCAGGACGTTCCCCGAGGTCATCCAGAAGGCGCTCCGCATGCTCGACATCGGGGTGAAGGGGCTCGACCCCGACGCGTTCACCTTCCAGGACCTCCGCGACGAGCTGAAGAACGCGACGCCGCTCCGGATCTTCGCCGTGGCCCGCGCGCTCCAGGAGGGGATGGCGGTCGACGAGATCCACGATCTCACCAAGATCGACCGGTGGTTCTTGAACCAGATCGACCCGATCGTGCGGATGCACCGGGACCTGAAGGCGCTCAAGGTCGCCGTCCCCGCGCAGGCCGACAAGGCCGCGGCCGCGCAGGAGCCGGCGCTCGAGGAGGCGACCCTCCGGGAGGCGAAGCAGCTCGGCTTCAGCGACCGGATGATCGGCACGCTGACGGGCGCGCCGCGGGGCTCGATCCGGGAGGCCAGGAAGCGGCACGGCGTCGTGCCGCACCTCGCCCAGATCGACACGCTCGCGGCCGAGTTCCCCGCCGAGACGAACTACCTCTATTCGAGCTACCACGCGTCGGCCACCGACGTCGCGCCGTCCTGGCGGAAGAAGATCATGGTGCTCGGCTCCGGCGCCTACCGCATCGGATCGAGCGTCGAGTTCGACTGGTGCTGCGTCAACGCGATCCGCGCGGCCTCGGAGCTCGGCTACGAGACCATGATGCTGAACTACAACCCGGAGACGGTCAGCACCGACTACGACACGTGCGACAAGCTGGTCTTCGACGAGATCAGCTTCGAGACGGTGCTCGACATCTACGAGCGGGAGCAGCCCTACGGCATCGTGGTCAGCATGGGCGGGCAGGTCCCGAACAACCTGGCGCTCCGGCTGCACGAGGCGGGGGCGCGCATCCTCGGCACGAGCCCGGGGAGCATCGACACCGCCGAGGACCGGAAGAAGTTCAGCGATCTGCTCGACCGGCTGGAGATCGACCAGCCGCGCTGGGCGCACGTCGTCGACGCGGGCCAGGCAGGCGAGATCGTGAACAAGCTCGGCGGCTTCCCCGTCCTCGTGCGGCCGAGCTACGTGCTGAGCGGCGCGGCCATGAGCGTGGCGCACGAGCCCAACGAGCTCGATCGCATCCTCGCCCGCGCGAAGGCCGTCTCCCCCGCCTACCCCGTGGTCGTGTCCAAGTTCGAGACCCACGCCCGCGAGGTGGAGATCGACGCGGTCGCCGATCGCGGTGAGATCATCCTCTGGGCGATCAGCGAGCACATCGAGAACGCCGGCGTCCACAGCGGCGACGCGACGCTCGTCCTGCCCCCCCAGTCGCTCTACATCGCGACGATCCGCAGGATCAAGCAGATCGCCCAGCAGGTGGCGCGCTCGCTCTCGATCACCGGGCCGTTCAACATGCAGTTCTTGGCCAAGCACAACACGGTCAAGGTGATCGAGTGCAACCTGCGCGCGTCGCGGAGCTTCCCCTTCGTGTCGAAGGTCACGGGGAACAACTTCGTCCGGGAGGCGATGCGCAGGATGCTCGGCGTGTCGCAGCCGGTCGAGAACCGCGGGCTCGACCTCGATTACGTCGGGGTGAAGGCGCCGATGTTCTCGTTCTCGCGCCTCGTGGGGGCCGATCCGATGCTCGGCGTGGAGATGGCGAGCACCGGCGAGGTCGGCTGCTTCGGCGACGACATGCACGAGGCGCTCCTGCACTCGCTGCTCGCGACCGGCTTCAGGTTCCCCAAGAAGGGCGTGCTGCTCTCGCTCGGGCCCCTCGAGGACAAGTACTGGTTCGCCGACGAGGCCCGCGTCATCGCCGAGCACCTGAAGCTCCCCATCTTCGCGACGCCGGGCACGGCCGAGGCGCTCCGGGCGCTCGGGCTCGAGTGCACGAGCCTCGCGAAGCAGCCCGACGAGGGAGAGACGGCGATGAGCGCCATCGAGCAGGGGAAGGTGGATCTCGTGATCAACATCCCCCGCGAGTACGACCAGCTCGGCCGTCCGGACGGCTACCTGATCCGGCGGCGCGCGGTCGACGCGAACATCCCGCTCCTCACGGACCTCCAGCTCGCGCGGGCGGTCATCGGGGCGATGCGCGCGAAGAGGATCGAGGATCTGCGGACGCTGTCCTACGACGAGTACCTCGCGCGGAGCCCGGTCGCGCTGAGGTGA